The Fusobacterium varium genome has a segment encoding these proteins:
- a CDS encoding phosphatase — protein sequence MGKYLIDLHIHTNTSPHAYSTLEENVNRAKQKGMKVIAITNHGPALPDSPHWWSLVNMRVIPEYMEGVRVLKGVETNVIDEYGNFDINQRVYDTMDILLCGLHPVESYGDISDIEKNTRAVINIIKSQKIDIMVHLGNPQFPLHYEEIVKAAKESNVALEINNSSLKGSRKGSKPNCRKIAELCKKYDCLISLGTDSHISYDIGEFDEAISLLNDINFPESNIINSSVEKLETFLKVRKDLRVKQL from the coding sequence ATGGGAAAGTATTTAATTGATTTACATATACATACAAATACAAGTCCTCATGCATATAGTACACTGGAAGAAAACGTAAATAGAGCTAAACAAAAGGGAATGAAAGTTATAGCAATAACTAATCATGGTCCAGCTTTACCTGATTCACCTCATTGGTGGAGTTTAGTTAATATGAGGGTAATTCCAGAATATATGGAAGGTGTTAGAGTATTAAAAGGTGTAGAAACTAATGTAATAGATGAATATGGAAACTTTGATATAAATCAGAGAGTTTATGATACTATGGATATTTTATTATGTGGATTACATCCAGTAGAAAGTTATGGAGATATTTCAGATATTGAAAAAAATACAAGGGCAGTAATTAATATAATAAAAAGTCAAAAAATAGATATAATGGTACATTTAGGAAATCCTCAGTTTCCTCTTCACTATGAGGAGATTGTAAAAGCAGCTAAAGAATCAAATGTAGCTCTTGAAATAAATAACTCATCTTTAAAAGGATCAAGAAAAGGTTCAAAACCTAATTGTAGAAAAATAGCGGAATTATGTAAAAAGTATGATTGTTTAATATCATTAGGAACAGATTCACATATTTCATATGATATTGGAGAATTTGATGAGGCTATTAGTTTATTAAATGACATTAATTTCCCAGAAAGTAACATAATAAATAGTAGTGTTGAAAAATTAGAAACATTCCTTAAAGTTAGAAAAGATCTAAGGGTAAAGCAATTATAA